From a single Microbacterium terrisoli genomic region:
- a CDS encoding amidohydrolase, whose amino-acid sequence MSESAVLLHPNIALADGGRAQALLVIDGVIRAAGTRTDVREIAPGGVREVELPGAVAVAGFHDAHLHVADLAREQDAVDLRPARSLDDALALIHLHLAARPSGTAWIGGGRWDANRWTGPAPTRRALDAISPTLPICLSSIDGHTVWVNTAALRAVGIGAGTPDPVDGRIEREAGGTEPSGLVREAASSVLIEAAARSAGGDITERVQRTLQALLAAGVTHITDFDGDASAPALARLHEERRLTVRVHKGIGMSSLDEAIAAGLRTSAGDAWMTTGPLKLFSDGALGSHTAHMSEDFADEPGNRGLAVLDAVRLDDLVGRAVRAGIAVATHAIGDAANHSVLDAYERWMPQARAAGLRLRIEHAQLLHPADARRFAQLGVIASQQPAHWASDRGLIDRMLPGHELLGYGWSRLRTDGARIAFGSDAPVEPVTPMRGIQAAVQRSDVAGAIGAVPPFGVADALAAYSAGGAYAAGLEGRFGRLAVGYAADLTVLAEDPVTAAVHDIEQIGVAATVVGGAVAYRATAP is encoded by the coding sequence ATGAGCGAATCGGCCGTCCTGCTGCATCCGAACATCGCCCTCGCCGACGGCGGACGCGCCCAGGCGCTCCTGGTGATCGACGGGGTGATCCGTGCCGCGGGCACGCGCACCGACGTCCGCGAGATCGCTCCGGGCGGGGTGCGCGAGGTCGAGTTGCCGGGGGCGGTGGCCGTGGCCGGATTCCACGACGCGCACCTGCACGTCGCCGACCTCGCGCGCGAGCAGGACGCCGTCGATCTTCGCCCGGCGCGCTCGCTCGATGATGCGCTGGCCCTGATCCACCTGCACCTGGCCGCACGCCCGTCCGGCACCGCATGGATCGGCGGGGGGCGATGGGACGCCAACCGCTGGACGGGGCCTGCGCCCACACGCCGCGCCCTGGACGCGATCAGCCCCACGCTGCCGATCTGCCTGTCGAGCATCGACGGGCACACGGTGTGGGTGAACACGGCGGCGCTGCGGGCGGTCGGCATCGGTGCCGGCACCCCCGACCCCGTCGATGGGCGCATCGAGCGTGAAGCGGGCGGCACCGAGCCGTCGGGACTCGTGCGCGAGGCGGCGTCGTCGGTGCTGATCGAGGCTGCGGCACGGTCGGCGGGCGGCGACATCACCGAGCGTGTGCAGCGCACGCTGCAGGCGCTCCTGGCGGCGGGGGTCACGCACATCACCGACTTCGACGGCGATGCATCCGCCCCGGCGCTCGCGCGGCTGCACGAAGAGCGAAGGCTCACCGTGCGGGTGCACAAGGGCATCGGGATGTCGTCCCTCGACGAGGCGATCGCCGCCGGGCTGCGCACCTCTGCCGGCGACGCGTGGATGACCACGGGTCCGCTGAAGCTCTTCTCCGACGGGGCACTGGGCTCGCACACCGCGCACATGAGCGAAGACTTCGCCGACGAACCGGGCAACCGCGGGCTCGCCGTGCTGGACGCGGTCCGACTGGACGACCTGGTCGGTCGTGCGGTGCGGGCGGGCATCGCGGTGGCAACGCACGCCATCGGCGACGCGGCCAATCACTCGGTGCTCGACGCGTACGAACGATGGATGCCGCAGGCCCGGGCGGCAGGTCTGCGGCTGCGCATCGAACATGCCCAGCTGCTGCATCCCGCCGACGCCAGGCGGTTCGCGCAGCTCGGAGTGATCGCATCGCAGCAGCCCGCGCACTGGGCCAGTGATCGGGGGCTCATCGACCGCATGCTCCCCGGACACGAGCTTCTGGGCTACGGGTGGTCACGACTGCGCACCGACGGCGCGCGCATCGCGTTCGGGTCGGATGCGCCCGTCGAACCGGTGACGCCGATGCGCGGCATCCAGGCCGCGGTGCAGCGCAGCGACGTCGCCGGCGCGATCGGGGCGGTGCCCCCGTTCGGTGTCGCCGACGCGCTGGCGGCCTACTCGGCCGGCGGTGCGTATGCCGCGGGCCTGGAGGGGCGCTTCGGCAGGCTGGCGGTCGGGTACGCGGCCGATCTGACCGTGCTGGCCGAAGACCCCGTCACGGCCGCCGTCCACGACATCGAGCAGATCGGCGTGGCCGCCACCGTCGTGGGTGGCGCCGTCGCCTATCGGGCGACCGCCCCCTGA
- a CDS encoding ABC transporter ATP-binding protein: protein MTSHTRDAAAPAPEGWMRRLGRYLMRHRRNLAIAVTAAIAGAGCQVVTPLIAREIVDDVVVAHDAPLLPWLTLLIVLAVLAFVFAYLRRYRGGRIGLDVQNDLRNDMHDHLQRLDAAALDTMPTGQLVARSSSDTALVQGLLSFLPLVGGNVLMMLMSLVIMFVLSPLLAVVSLAVVPALVAISYRMRTRVFPASWDAQQKEGVVAGIVDEDVAGVRVVKAFGQEQRELRRLAGAAGELYGSQMRVVRIQSRYQPLLEAVPVLGQVGILALGGWLAVTGSITLGTFLAFSTYIAQLMAPSRRLAGMLTIAQQARAGVERIFQLLDLRPAIADAPDAVDLPQDGGRIVFDDVSFAYPGGAPVLDGLTLTVQPGERVAVVGASGSGKSTLARLLVRRYEPTAGSVSIGGVDIADARLASLRGRIGMAFEDAFLFSVSVRDNIAYGAPGATDEQVEHAARLAQAQEFIDALPNGYDTVVGERGLSLSGGQRQRIALARAILRDPAILVLDDATSAIDARTEQSIHEALREVSAGRTVLLIAHRHSTLHLADRIVVLEAGKIIASGTHDELVEASATYRALFGEGEVPDEAPAPGRTPLSGGAPATRPSSPARRPAHALSAPGLGAGLGGSGGGRGIRGSLAPTPQLLAQVAALPPIIDHVEPDLTHESRHQRDFGLGKILREFRRPLLFALVFVVIDAVAGLLGPAVVKAGIDEGVTEGIVGVLFVASGVYFVIAIADMFTGMVEAFVTGRTAQRIMLSLRIRVFAQLQRLSLDYYEREMAGRIMTRMTTDIDQFESLLQNGLLGALVAGVTFVGVAAALIIVDVPLGLAVLSVIVPLALATVWFRRRATRLYDLSRERIAIVNASFQESLSGVRESQAFTHEEETMRVFHGHGSAYLRSRVAAQRLVAVYFPFVQFLAAIADVIVLGLGATLIAHGQLTAGALIAFLLYIDMFFSPIQQLSQVFDAWQQTRVSVARISELMNLSTLTPQRPDAQPVPALEGRVHVDDVHFAYPVGPVSSRRRGPRDSRLPDAITRHPSEALAGVDIAVRAGETVALVGETGAGKSTVMKLVARFYDPDRGAVRADGHDLRALDLDGFRARLGYVPQESFLFTGTIGQNIAYGRPDALPADIVAAARAVGADGMITALVDGYDTVVSERGSSLSSGQRQLIALARAQLVDPAILLLDEATSNLDLATEAHVTRAMNRLAQDRTTVLIAHRLQTAMTADRIVLLEHGRVAEMGTHDELLAAGGGYAAMWRAFDLSTTGA, encoded by the coding sequence ATGACCTCGCACACGCGCGATGCGGCAGCCCCCGCTCCCGAAGGGTGGATGCGGCGGCTCGGCCGCTATCTGATGCGACACCGCCGCAACCTGGCGATCGCGGTGACCGCGGCGATCGCGGGAGCCGGGTGCCAGGTGGTCACTCCCCTGATCGCACGCGAGATCGTCGACGATGTGGTCGTGGCGCACGACGCGCCGCTGCTGCCGTGGCTCACCCTGCTGATCGTGCTCGCGGTCCTCGCGTTCGTCTTCGCCTACCTGCGCCGCTACCGCGGAGGGCGCATCGGGCTGGACGTGCAGAACGACCTGCGCAACGACATGCACGATCACCTGCAGCGGTTGGATGCCGCCGCGCTGGACACGATGCCCACCGGTCAGCTGGTGGCCCGATCCAGCTCCGACACCGCGCTCGTGCAGGGGCTCTTGAGCTTCTTGCCGCTGGTGGGCGGCAACGTGCTGATGATGCTCATGTCGCTGGTGATCATGTTCGTGCTCTCACCGCTGCTGGCGGTGGTCAGCCTCGCCGTCGTCCCGGCCCTGGTCGCCATCAGCTACCGCATGCGCACGCGTGTGTTCCCGGCGAGCTGGGATGCGCAGCAGAAGGAGGGAGTGGTTGCCGGCATCGTCGATGAAGACGTCGCAGGAGTGCGCGTCGTCAAGGCGTTCGGGCAGGAGCAGCGCGAGCTGCGGCGCTTGGCCGGGGCGGCGGGCGAGCTGTACGGCTCGCAGATGCGGGTGGTGCGCATCCAATCCCGCTATCAGCCTCTGCTGGAGGCGGTGCCCGTGCTCGGCCAGGTCGGCATCCTGGCCCTGGGCGGCTGGCTGGCGGTGACCGGGTCGATCACGCTCGGCACCTTCCTCGCGTTCTCGACGTACATCGCGCAGCTGATGGCCCCCTCGCGCCGGCTGGCGGGCATGCTCACCATCGCCCAGCAGGCCCGCGCGGGCGTCGAGCGCATCTTCCAGCTGCTGGATCTGCGCCCGGCGATCGCGGACGCCCCCGACGCGGTGGACCTGCCGCAGGACGGCGGCCGGATCGTGTTCGACGACGTCTCATTCGCCTACCCGGGCGGGGCGCCGGTGCTGGACGGGCTCACCCTGACCGTCCAGCCCGGCGAGCGCGTGGCCGTCGTGGGTGCCAGCGGCAGCGGCAAGTCCACCCTGGCGCGGCTGCTGGTGCGCAGGTACGAGCCGACCGCCGGGTCCGTCAGCATCGGCGGGGTCGACATCGCCGATGCGCGGCTCGCGTCCCTGCGCGGTCGGATCGGCATGGCGTTCGAGGACGCGTTCCTGTTCTCGGTTTCGGTGCGCGACAACATCGCCTATGGCGCGCCGGGTGCGACCGACGAGCAGGTCGAGCACGCCGCCCGGCTCGCACAGGCGCAGGAGTTCATCGATGCGCTGCCGAACGGCTATGACACCGTCGTCGGCGAGCGGGGTCTGAGTCTGTCGGGGGGCCAGCGTCAGCGCATCGCCCTGGCCCGTGCGATACTTCGGGACCCTGCGATTCTGGTTCTGGATGACGCCACCAGTGCGATCGACGCGCGTACCGAGCAGAGCATCCATGAGGCGCTGCGCGAGGTGTCGGCCGGGCGCACTGTGCTGCTGATCGCGCACCGGCACTCGACCCTGCACCTGGCCGACCGCATCGTCGTGCTCGAGGCCGGCAAGATCATCGCATCCGGCACGCACGACGAGCTGGTCGAGGCCAGCGCGACCTACCGTGCGCTGTTCGGCGAAGGCGAGGTGCCCGACGAAGCACCGGCACCCGGGCGCACCCCGCTCTCGGGCGGTGCGCCGGCGACCAGGCCGTCCTCCCCCGCTCGCCGCCCGGCACACGCGCTGTCGGCGCCGGGCCTGGGCGCAGGCCTGGGAGGTTCGGGCGGCGGGCGCGGCATCCGGGGATCCCTCGCACCCACGCCGCAGCTGCTCGCGCAGGTTGCCGCCCTCCCCCCGATCATCGACCACGTCGAACCCGACCTGACCCACGAGAGTCGCCATCAGCGCGACTTCGGCCTGGGAAAGATCCTGCGCGAATTCCGCCGCCCGCTGCTGTTCGCGCTCGTGTTCGTCGTGATCGATGCGGTCGCGGGGCTGCTGGGCCCCGCGGTGGTGAAGGCCGGCATCGATGAGGGTGTGACCGAAGGCATCGTCGGCGTGCTGTTCGTGGCATCCGGTGTGTACTTCGTCATCGCGATCGCGGACATGTTCACGGGCATGGTCGAGGCGTTCGTGACCGGGCGCACCGCCCAGCGCATCATGCTGTCGCTGCGCATCCGCGTGTTCGCACAGCTGCAGCGCCTGTCGTTGGACTACTACGAGCGCGAGATGGCGGGGCGGATCATGACCCGCATGACCACCGACATCGACCAGTTCGAGTCGCTTCTGCAGAACGGGCTGCTGGGAGCGCTCGTGGCCGGGGTCACCTTCGTCGGCGTCGCCGCCGCACTGATCATCGTCGATGTGCCGCTGGGTCTGGCCGTGCTCAGCGTGATCGTGCCTCTGGCGTTGGCAACGGTGTGGTTCCGCCGACGCGCGACGCGGCTGTACGACCTGTCCCGCGAACGGATCGCGATCGTCAACGCGTCCTTCCAGGAGTCGCTGTCGGGAGTGCGCGAATCGCAGGCGTTCACGCACGAAGAGGAGACCATGAGGGTCTTCCACGGCCACGGTTCGGCATACCTGCGATCCCGTGTGGCCGCGCAGCGCCTGGTGGCCGTGTACTTTCCGTTCGTGCAGTTCCTGGCCGCCATCGCCGATGTCATCGTGCTGGGCCTGGGGGCGACGCTGATCGCGCACGGACAGCTGACCGCTGGAGCCCTGATCGCCTTCCTGCTGTATATCGACATGTTCTTCTCGCCGATTCAGCAGCTGTCGCAGGTGTTCGACGCCTGGCAGCAGACCCGGGTCTCCGTCGCGCGCATCTCGGAGCTCATGAACCTGTCGACCCTCACACCGCAGCGACCGGATGCGCAGCCGGTGCCGGCGCTGGAAGGCCGCGTGCATGTCGACGACGTGCACTTCGCCTACCCGGTCGGGCCGGTCTCCTCGCGCAGGCGCGGCCCCCGTGATTCGCGGCTGCCCGATGCCATCACGCGGCACCCGAGCGAAGCGCTGGCAGGTGTGGACATCGCGGTGCGCGCCGGTGAGACCGTGGCGCTGGTCGGCGAGACCGGTGCGGGCAAATCCACCGTGATGAAGCTCGTCGCCCGGTTCTACGATCCCGACCGCGGCGCGGTGCGCGCGGACGGACACGATCTGCGCGCGCTCGACCTCGACGGGTTCCGGGCGCGGTTGGGCTACGTTCCCCAGGAGTCGTTCCTGTTCACCGGCACGATCGGCCAGAACATCGCCTACGGCCGCCCCGACGCGCTGCCGGCGGACATCGTGGCCGCCGCGCGGGCGGTCGGTGCCGACGGGATGATCACTGCGCTGGTGGACGGCTATGACACCGTGGTCTCAGAGCGCGGCTCGTCCCTGTCTTCCGGGCAGCGACAGCTCATCGCGCTGGCGCGCGCGCAGCTGGTCGACCCTGCGATCCTGCTGCTGGACGAGGCCACGTCGAATCTCGACCTGGCCACCGAGGCGCACGTCACGCGGGCGATGAACCGCCTGGCGCAAGACCGCACCACAGTGCTGATCGCGCACCGGCTGCAGACGGCGATGACCGCCGACCGGATCGTGCTGCTCGAGCACGGCCGTGTCGCCGAGATGGGCACGCACGACGAGTTGCTGGCCGCCGGCGGCGGCTACGCCGCCATGTGGCGCGCCTTCGACCTGTCGACCACCGGCGCGTGA
- a CDS encoding O-methyltransferase, whose protein sequence is MTQHDANQRFVQEATSEPEHIVRARAHALELGAAPISPAIGAQCAVIAAASGAASMIEVGTGAGVSGLWLLHGAPRAILTTIDSEPEHLGVARQSFAEAKIPSARVRFIAGRAAEVLPRMNEGSYDIVLVDADPEGVIEYVEHGLRLVRPGGTVLVPRVLAGGAVADPVKRDAVTAAYRSLIQETKDSPAVIGALSISGEGLLQLTTVRETDPAHASAAGLSTGR, encoded by the coding sequence ATGACACAACACGACGCGAACCAGCGTTTCGTCCAAGAGGCCACCAGCGAGCCCGAGCACATCGTCCGTGCGCGCGCACACGCCCTCGAACTCGGCGCTGCGCCGATCAGCCCCGCGATCGGCGCTCAGTGCGCGGTGATCGCGGCGGCGTCGGGCGCCGCGAGCATGATCGAGGTGGGCACCGGCGCCGGGGTCTCCGGGCTGTGGCTGCTGCACGGCGCGCCCCGCGCGATCTTGACCACCATCGACAGTGAGCCCGAGCATCTCGGCGTCGCCCGGCAGTCCTTCGCCGAGGCGAAGATCCCCTCCGCGCGCGTGCGCTTCATCGCCGGCCGGGCCGCCGAGGTCCTCCCCCGTATGAATGAGGGCTCATACGACATCGTGCTCGTCGACGCCGATCCCGAGGGCGTCATCGAGTACGTCGAGCACGGTCTGCGCCTCGTGCGCCCCGGCGGCACGGTGCTCGTGCCGCGGGTGCTGGCTGGCGGTGCGGTGGCCGACCCGGTGAAACGGGATGCCGTGACCGCCGCGTACCGGTCCCTCATCCAAGAGACCAAGGACTCACCGGCAGTCATCGGCGCCCTCTCGATCTCAGGCGAGGGTCTGCTGCAGCTGACGACGGTGCGCGAGACCGACCCCGCACACGCATCAGCGGCCGGTCTTTCGACCGGCCGCTGA
- a CDS encoding MarR family winged helix-turn-helix transcriptional regulator — MIEPLSARQAAVVALARVARMLERTLAQQDPPALSLSDYRMLSAVAGGEARASRLSARLAVGRPAVSASVDSLARRGLLTRHGGEGDQRAIELRITPEGDRVRAAAEEALGALVRDIAGRTPDAQATLAALAAFGEGIEQYQQEASTR, encoded by the coding sequence GTGATCGAACCACTTTCTGCACGGCAGGCGGCCGTGGTCGCGCTGGCGCGTGTGGCGCGCATGCTCGAGCGCACGCTGGCACAGCAGGACCCGCCCGCGCTCAGCCTGTCGGACTATCGCATGCTGTCGGCCGTGGCCGGCGGCGAGGCCCGGGCCTCCCGGCTGTCCGCGCGCTTGGCGGTGGGCAGACCCGCCGTCAGCGCCTCCGTCGATTCTCTGGCCCGCCGAGGACTGCTCACCCGACACGGCGGAGAGGGCGATCAGCGCGCGATCGAGCTGCGCATCACCCCGGAGGGCGATCGCGTGCGCGCGGCGGCCGAAGAAGCGCTGGGCGCTCTGGTGCGCGACATCGCCGGACGCACACCGGACGCACAGGCGACCCTCGCCGCGCTGGCCGCATTCGGCGAGGGCATCGAGCAATATCAGCAGGAGGCGTCCACCCGATGA
- the dapD gene encoding 2,3,4,5-tetrahydropyridine-2,6-dicarboxylate N-succinyltransferase: MSDERWIFGTGLSTIAGDGTVLDAWYPTPRIGRADGTTVATRAAGLQAAAGPDVRRGVRVEIVELQIALERAPASTADVYLRLHALSHRLAAPNTVNLEGIFGFLPTVAFTNAGPVLPDDLDRLRPGLRAAGIQVQGIDKFPRLTDYVTPPGVRIADAARVRLGAHLAPGTTVMHEGFVNYNAGTLGASMIEGRVSQGVVVGDGSDIGGGASIMGTLSGGGTHRVSIGQRCLLGANAGVGISLGDDCIVEAGLYLTGGTKVVLAAEPARADGSRPTVKAAELSGRSGVLYRRNSLSGAVEALPHAGTGISLNDALHA; the protein is encoded by the coding sequence ATGAGCGACGAACGCTGGATCTTCGGGACGGGACTGTCGACGATCGCCGGCGACGGCACGGTACTGGATGCCTGGTACCCGACGCCGCGGATCGGACGCGCCGACGGCACCACCGTGGCCACTCGGGCCGCCGGCCTGCAGGCGGCGGCCGGGCCCGACGTCCGTCGCGGAGTGCGTGTGGAGATCGTCGAGCTGCAGATCGCTCTCGAGCGGGCACCGGCATCCACGGCCGACGTCTATCTGCGCCTGCACGCGCTGTCGCACCGGCTGGCCGCACCCAACACCGTGAACCTGGAGGGGATCTTCGGGTTCCTTCCCACCGTCGCCTTCACGAACGCGGGGCCGGTGCTGCCCGACGACCTCGACCGCCTGCGCCCGGGACTGCGTGCCGCGGGCATCCAGGTGCAGGGGATCGACAAGTTTCCGCGGCTCACGGACTACGTGACCCCCCCCGGGGTGCGCATCGCCGACGCCGCTCGCGTGCGGCTGGGCGCGCACCTCGCACCGGGCACGACCGTCATGCACGAAGGGTTCGTGAACTACAACGCCGGAACGCTGGGCGCCTCGATGATCGAAGGGCGCGTGTCGCAGGGCGTCGTCGTCGGCGACGGCAGCGACATCGGCGGCGGTGCCTCGATCATGGGCACCCTGTCGGGCGGCGGCACCCATCGCGTCTCGATCGGCCAGCGGTGCCTGCTGGGCGCGAACGCCGGTGTGGGCATCTCGCTGGGCGACGACTGCATCGTCGAGGCGGGACTGTATCTGACCGGGGGCACCAAGGTCGTCCTGGCCGCCGAGCCCGCACGGGCCGACGGATCGCGCCCGACGGTGAAGGCTGCCGAGCTGTCGGGTCGCAGCGGCGTGCTGTATCGACGCAATTCTCTGAGCGGCGCCGTCGAGGCGCTGCCGCATGCCGGAACCGGCATCTCGCTGAACGACGCACTGCACGCGTGA
- a CDS encoding DUF3117 domain-containing protein, giving the protein MAAMKPRTGDGPMEAVKEGRLIIVRVPLEGGGRLVVSVNDAEAKELYDVLGGVVNA; this is encoded by the coding sequence ATGGCAGCCATGAAGCCGAGAACCGGAGACGGGCCGATGGAGGCCGTGAAGGAGGGGCGCCTGATCATCGTCCGCGTTCCCCTGGAGGGTGGCGGACGCCTCGTCGTCTCCGTGAACGACGCGGAAGCGAAGGAGCTCTACGACGTGCTCGGCGGTGTCGTGAACGCCTAG
- a CDS encoding Mrp/NBP35 family ATP-binding protein, with amino-acid sequence MSTLDDAVREAVGAVVDPELRQPIASMDMLREIRVDQDATAHVGVALTVVGCPMSEKIRADVEAAARAVPGIQDVAVDVTVMNPDERMALVAKLRGSRASRTAGFGPRTTVIAVTSGKGGVGKSTLTANLAVAFAQRGLRVGLIDVDVHGFSIPGLMGLTDERGRAPHPTRIDDMILPPVAHEVKTISIGMFLREQDTGRAVAWRGPLLHRTVQQFLTDVHFGDVDVMLLDMPPGTGDIAITVGQLLPTAGVLVVTTPQPAAVDVAVRSGQVARQTGQSVIGVVENMAPMTLADGTVLDLFGADGGARAAAALSADGDAVPLLASIPLSPALRAAGDAGTPIVAADPLDPAAVQITALAAALAPRRRGAKNLGSTGLPGGPPA; translated from the coding sequence GTGAGCACGCTCGACGACGCGGTCCGCGAGGCCGTGGGCGCGGTGGTCGACCCCGAGCTGCGCCAGCCGATCGCGTCGATGGACATGCTGCGCGAGATCCGGGTGGATCAGGATGCCACAGCCCACGTGGGCGTCGCGCTGACGGTGGTGGGCTGCCCGATGTCGGAGAAGATCAGGGCCGACGTCGAGGCTGCGGCCCGCGCGGTGCCGGGAATCCAGGACGTCGCCGTGGACGTGACCGTCATGAACCCCGACGAGCGCATGGCGCTGGTGGCGAAGCTGCGCGGCTCGCGTGCCTCGCGCACCGCCGGGTTCGGTCCCCGCACGACGGTGATCGCCGTCACCAGCGGCAAGGGCGGTGTGGGCAAGTCGACGTTGACGGCGAACCTTGCCGTCGCGTTCGCGCAGCGAGGACTGCGTGTGGGACTGATCGACGTCGACGTGCACGGTTTCTCGATCCCCGGGCTCATGGGCCTGACCGACGAGCGCGGCCGTGCGCCTCATCCGACCCGGATCGACGACATGATCCTGCCGCCGGTGGCCCACGAGGTGAAGACGATCTCGATCGGCATGTTCCTGCGTGAGCAGGACACAGGACGGGCCGTCGCCTGGCGCGGTCCCCTGCTGCACCGCACAGTGCAGCAGTTTCTCACCGACGTGCATTTCGGTGACGTCGACGTGATGCTGCTGGACATGCCGCCGGGCACCGGAGACATCGCGATCACCGTCGGTCAGCTGCTGCCGACCGCAGGTGTGCTGGTGGTCACAACACCCCAGCCTGCCGCGGTCGACGTGGCCGTGCGCAGCGGTCAGGTGGCCCGGCAGACAGGTCAGAGCGTGATCGGGGTCGTGGAGAACATGGCGCCGATGACCCTGGCCGACGGCACGGTACTGGATCTGTTCGGCGCGGACGGCGGCGCGCGCGCTGCCGCCGCGCTGTCGGCCGACGGCGACGCGGTGCCGCTGCTCGCCTCGATTCCGCTCAGCCCCGCCTTGCGGGCCGCCGGCGATGCCGGCACCCCGATCGTCGCAGCCGATCCGCTGGACCCCGCCGCCGTGCAGATCACGGCCCTGGCAGCCGCTCTCGCGCCGCGCCGTCGCGGCGCGAAGAACCTCGGCAGCACGGGACTGCCCGGGGGTCCGCCGGCCTGA
- a CDS encoding Sec-independent protein translocase TatB has protein sequence MIFGLTIEKLVVIGVIAALILGPDRLPRYAAMLAQAVKRGRAMLGTAKERMQDELGDDVDWRSLDPRQYDPRRIIREALLEDTPPLATAASVSTEPARTPQAYRPGAPVPFDSEAT, from the coding sequence ATGATCTTCGGGCTCACGATCGAGAAGCTCGTGGTGATCGGAGTGATCGCCGCGTTGATTCTCGGCCCCGATCGCCTGCCCCGCTATGCGGCGATGCTCGCGCAGGCGGTAAAGCGCGGTCGTGCGATGCTGGGCACCGCGAAGGAGCGCATGCAGGACGAGCTCGGCGACGACGTCGACTGGCGCAGTCTCGACCCGCGCCAGTACGACCCGCGACGCATCATCCGCGAGGCGCTGCTCGAAGACACCCCGCCCCTTGCGACGGCGGCGAGCGTGTCCACGGAGCCGGCGAGGACGCCGCAGGCCTACAGGCCCGGGGCGCCCGTGCCCTTCGACTCCGAAGCGACCTGA
- the dapE gene encoding succinyl-diaminopimelate desuccinylase: MPQLDLSQSSVDLTRAVCDIPSVSDDEAPLADAIFAALSDCAHLELFRDGDTIVARTNLGRDQRVVIAGHIDTVPINGNVPTRDIEVDGEPHLWGRGTVDMKAGVAVQLKLAAELVAPRVDITWMWYDHEEVDASQNGLHRLSQNRPDLFAGDFAILGEPSNGEVEGGCNGTLRVVVRTHGVRAHSARSWIGENAIHAVAPVLDRLAAYRAREVAVEGLAYREGLNAVRIGGGVAGNVIPDLCEVEVNYRFAPSRSVEKAIAHVRKVFEGFEVEVTDVSAGARPGLDAPLAQEFVAAVGAVPKPKYGWTDVARFSAMGIPAVNYGPGDPHLAHHDEERVAVAQIEAVERGLRAWLSPS, from the coding sequence ATGCCGCAGCTCGACCTGTCTCAATCCTCCGTTGATCTGACCCGGGCCGTGTGCGACATACCGAGCGTGTCGGACGACGAGGCGCCGCTGGCCGACGCGATCTTCGCGGCGCTGAGCGACTGCGCGCACCTCGAACTGTTCCGTGACGGCGACACGATCGTGGCGCGCACGAACCTGGGACGCGACCAGCGTGTGGTCATCGCAGGGCACATCGACACGGTGCCGATCAACGGCAACGTCCCCACCCGCGACATCGAGGTCGACGGCGAACCGCACCTGTGGGGGCGCGGCACGGTCGACATGAAAGCCGGCGTCGCCGTGCAGCTCAAGCTCGCCGCCGAACTGGTGGCACCGCGCGTGGACATCACCTGGATGTGGTACGACCATGAAGAGGTCGATGCGTCCCAGAACGGACTGCATCGCCTGTCGCAGAACCGGCCGGATCTTTTCGCGGGCGACTTCGCGATCCTGGGCGAGCCGTCCAACGGCGAGGTCGAGGGCGGATGCAACGGCACCCTGCGCGTGGTCGTGCGCACGCACGGCGTCCGCGCGCACAGCGCGCGCTCGTGGATCGGCGAGAACGCCATCCATGCCGTCGCCCCGGTGCTTGATCGTCTCGCCGCATACCGTGCGCGCGAGGTCGCCGTCGAGGGGCTGGCCTACCGAGAAGGGCTGAACGCCGTGCGCATCGGCGGCGGCGTCGCCGGCAATGTCATTCCCGATCTGTGCGAAGTCGAGGTGAACTACCGCTTCGCGCCGAGTCGCTCGGTCGAGAAGGCCATCGCCCACGTGCGGAAGGTGTTCGAAGGGTTCGAAGTCGAAGTGACCGATGTGTCGGCGGGGGCCCGCCCCGGGCTGGACGCGCCGTTGGCGCAGGAATTCGTCGCGGCCGTCGGCGCGGTGCCCAAGCCCAAGTACGGATGGACCGACGTGGCGCGGTTCTCGGCCATGGGGATCCCGGCCGTCAATTACGGGCCCGGCGATCCTCACCTGGCGCACCACGATGAAGAACGCGTCGCCGTGGCGCAGATCGAGGCGGTCGAGCGGGGCCTGCGGGCGTGGCTCTCGCCGAGCTGA